A genomic window from Montipora capricornis isolate CH-2021 chromosome 8, ASM3666992v2, whole genome shotgun sequence includes:
- the LOC138060269 gene encoding eukaryotic peptide chain release factor GTP-binding subunit ERF3A-like, whose translation MDLTNTDGNAPDSWDALDDPGPGDMSGDGSDLSNKLQSLNVNATPFVPNVNAQPFVPSFMKNQETKAVPSTNGDAEMTDSNQPEVVPQDTEDVNDVEMGEEEEQREAKPVKTSSSKKKSQKEEIEDRREHINIIFIGHVDAGKSTIGGHVMYLTGQVDKRTLEKYEREAKEKNRESWYLSWALDTNQEERDKGKTVEVGRAAFDTPNKHFTLLDAPGHKSFVPNMISGACQADLGVLVISARKGEFETGFERGGQTREHAMLAKTAGVKHLVVLVNKMDDPTVEWDKSRYDEIQTKLTPFLRKVGFNPKTDIHYMPCSGLTGANLRERLNIKDCTWYSGKSFLEYIDELPSLTRAIDGPLRIPLSERYKDMGTVVLGKVESGRISKGDSLMLMPNKVPVEVLGIVFDEEERSGAVAGDNVKLKLRGIEEEDVSPGFVLCTPENLCHTVKTFEAQVVILEHKSIICAGYRAVLHIHNVVEEVSFEVLIDLIDKKTGNRMRQRPRFIKQDQVAIAKLETTGVVCIEKFSDFPQMGRFTLRDEGKTIAIGKVLKLIS comes from the exons ATGGATCTAACCAATACAGACGGTAACGCGCCCGATTCGTGGGATGCTTTGGATGATCCTGGTCCGGGAGACATGAGCGGTGACGGGAGCGATCTGAGCAACAAACTTCAGTCTCTCAATGTCAACGCAACACCTTTCGTTCCAAATGTAAATGCCCAGCCCTTTGTTCCTTCTTTTATGAAAAATCAGGAGACCAAAG CTGTCCCATCTACTAATGGTGATGCAGAAATGACTGACTCTAATCAGCCCGAAGTGGTCCCTCAAG ATACTGAAGATGTTAATGATGTTGAGATGGGAGAGGAAGAAGAACAAAGAGAAGCCAAACCTGTCAAGACAAGCAGCTCGAAGAAAAAGtcacaaaaggaagaaattgaggACAGAAGAGAACatattaatattatatttattGGTCATGTCG ATGCTGGAAAATCAACAATAGGAGGTCATGTCAT GTATCTAACTGGTCAGGTGGACAAAAGGACACTTGAAAAATATGAAAGAGAAGCAAAGGAGAAGAACAGAGAGTCATG GTACTTGTCTTGGGCATTAGACACAAACCAAGAAGAAAGAGATAAG ggAAAGACAGTGGAAGTCGGCAGAGCTGCATTTGACACACCTAACAAACATTTTACATTACTGGATGCACCTGGTCACAAGAGCTTCGTTCCGAACATGATCAGTGGTGCGTGTCAGGCTGATTTGGGAGTGCTG GTTATATCTGCCAGAAAAGGAGAATTTGAAACAGGTTTTGAACGAGGAGGACAAACAAG agaacaTGCAATGTTGGCAAAGACAGCTGGAGTTAAACATTTGGTCGTACTTGTCAATAAAATGGATGACCCTACAGTTGAATGGGATAAATCAAG GTATgatgaaattcaaacaaaacttACTCCATTCTTGAGAAAAGTGGGCTTTAATCCCAAAACAG ATATTCATTACATGCCTTGTTCAGGATTGACAGGTGCCAATCTTCGTGAAAGATTAAATATAAAAGATTGCACGTGGTATAG CGGCAAGTCTTTCTTGGAATACATAGATGAACTCCCATCACTTACACGGGCCATTGATGGGCCTCTCAGGATACCATTGTCCGAAAGATACAAG gaTATGGGAACTGTGGTACTTGGGAAAGTAGAATCTGGAAGAATAAGCAAAGGAGATTCGCTCATGTTGATGCCAAACAAG GTTCCAGTCGAGGTTCTAGGAATTGTATTTGATGAAGAAGAAAGATCTGGAGCAGTAGCTGGAGACAATGTTAAACTAAAATTGAGAGGAATTGAAGAAGAG GACGTCTCTCCTGGTTTTGTACTTTGTACACCTGAAAACCTATGCCACACGGTTAAAACATTTGAAGCACAG GTGGTCATTCTTGAGCATAAATCCATTATCTGTGCTGGTTACAGAGCTGTTCTTCACATTCACAATGTGGTGGAAGAAGTTTCATTTGAG GTATTAATCGATTTAATTGATAAGAAAACAGGAAATAGGATGAGGCAAAGACCGAGGTTTATTAAACAAGACCAAGTGGCAATTGCTAAGTTAGAAACCACTGGTGTTGTCTGTATAGAGAAATTTTCCGACTTTCCACAAATGGGAAGGTTTACTCTCAGAGACGAAG GCAAAACCATCGCTATTGGCAAAGTCTTAAAGCTAATCAGCTAA